Within candidate division WOR-3 bacterium, the genomic segment CCGACCACCAGCGTTGCCTCGAGTGCGGTTCGACCGGACGAGAATCGAGCAGGTTCTCAACAATCTGGTAAGTAACGCCCTGAAGTTTTCAAGACCCGGGACGAAGGTCAAAGTGTCGGTTGGACAGATGGATGGCTTGATGGCTGTCTCCGTCGAGGATCGCGGACCTGGGATACCAGCTGATGAACTTGTCAAGCTGTTCCGGCCTTTTTCGCGCACCAGCGTACGAAGCACTTCAGGCGAAAAAAGCACCGGCCTAGGCTTGGCCATTTCTCGCAAGATTATCGAGGCCCATGGCGGCCGGATC encodes:
- a CDS encoding ATP-binding protein; this encodes RPPALPRVRFDRTRIEQVLNNLVSNALKFSRPGTKVKVSVGQMDGLMAVSVEDRGPGIPADELVKLFRPFSRTSVRSTSGEKSTGLGLAISRKIIEAHGGRIWAESEVGKGSTFHFGLPLHALNAQSGGLGSETTIAGP